Proteins co-encoded in one Prevotella sp. E13-27 genomic window:
- a CDS encoding MBL fold metallo-hydrolase, giving the protein MRKVITCLLALLGLTTACGQGDFEVDVFKTKNGKTVKFHALMHSCIRIEYDGKEIQIDPVSKLRDKVINYAAMPKADYIFVTHEHGDHYDAAALKVLTGDKTQLVMNQRCAEMYGSGIIMTNGQFKALDDIKVEAVPAYNTTEGHLQFHPKGRDNGYILTLDGLRIYIAGDTEDIPEMASFKDIDIAFLPCNQPYTMTVEQLLRAAKTIKPKVLFPYHYGQTDVKDIPLQLQGEGIDVRIRHYE; this is encoded by the coding sequence ATGAGAAAGGTGATTACATGTTTGCTTGCTTTACTGGGGCTGACTACAGCCTGTGGCCAGGGGGATTTTGAGGTGGATGTGTTCAAGACGAAGAACGGTAAGACGGTGAAGTTCCACGCGCTGATGCATTCGTGCATAAGGATAGAATATGACGGCAAGGAGATTCAGATTGATCCTGTTTCTAAGTTAAGGGATAAGGTTATCAATTATGCAGCAATGCCCAAGGCAGACTATATCTTCGTAACCCATGAGCATGGTGACCATTATGATGCAGCAGCGCTGAAGGTACTGACAGGTGACAAGACACAACTGGTAATGAACCAGCGTTGCGCTGAGATGTACGGCTCAGGCATCATTATGACAAACGGCCAGTTCAAGGCCCTTGATGACATAAAGGTTGAAGCCGTTCCTGCATACAACACAACGGAAGGCCATCTGCAGTTTCATCCCAAAGGACGTGACAATGGTTATATCCTGACGCTCGACGGACTACGTATCTATATCGCTGGTGATACGGAAGATATTCCTGAGATGGCATCTTTCAAGGATATTGACATCGCCTTCCTGCCATGCAACCAGCCTTACACAATGACAGTGGAACAATTGTTACGCGCTGCCAAGACCATCAAACCCAAGGTACTGTTCCCTTATCACTATGGACAGACGGATGTGAAGGATATTCCTTTACAGTTGCAGGGTGAGGGTATCGACGTGAGAATCCGACATTACGAATAA